In the genome of Kineosporia corallincola, one region contains:
- a CDS encoding MMPL family transporter, giving the protein MASALYRLGRFAYRRRLLVLVSWLLILLVAGGTAGRLGSNLDDAFTLPGSSSQEAMDDLGEALPSAAGTSAQIVFRAPGGQKITDPQNRQTVQQALAAAGKAPQVVAVSDPFQGKTVSADGSTALASVSYAVESDELDEDAVPGLEQSVSAARDAGLTVETGGQAYSGTGESGHVTELMGLAIALVVLLVTFGSFLAAGLPLLTALIGVAVGICGLYALSHVFTVSSTAPTLALMLGLAVGIDYALFLVSRHRGQLAQGLPVAESVARATATAGSAVLFAGVTVVIALLGLSVVQVPMLTVMGTAAAATVTTAVLVALTLLPALLGFAGERMRPAPGSRAYRRSRPGVANASRRWVALTSRRPWLTIAVCVLALGAVAVPAADMELALPDKSTSPAGSTERKTYDLIAEEFGPGVNGPLLVVADTEGHNDPQRSAQAVAARLKEIPGVAAAIPAAYAQDGSVAVVQVVPATGPRDPATTELVTAIREAEAGILSETGTDTQVTGQTAIQIDLSDRLSAALVPYAVVVVGLSLVLLMMVFRSIAVPIKATLGYLLSIGSAMGFTVFVFQWGHGLGLLGVDEAGPLISFMPIILMSVLFGLAMDYEVFLVSGMHESHAHTGDARGAVLAGVQASGRVVVAAALIMIGVFASFALSDNPTIMMIALSLAFGVLVDAFVVRLTLVPAVLTLLGSRAWWLPRPLDRILPNLDVEGAKLPAVDQEPASFQSAASRA; this is encoded by the coding sequence ATGGCATCCGCTCTGTACCGCCTGGGCCGGTTCGCCTACCGGCGAAGGCTCCTCGTTCTGGTCAGCTGGTTGCTGATCCTTCTGGTGGCCGGGGGCACGGCCGGCCGGCTGGGCAGCAACCTCGACGACGCGTTCACGCTGCCGGGTTCCAGCTCGCAGGAGGCCATGGACGACCTCGGCGAGGCGCTCCCGTCAGCCGCCGGCACCAGCGCCCAGATCGTGTTCCGGGCCCCGGGCGGGCAGAAGATCACCGACCCGCAGAACCGGCAGACGGTGCAGCAGGCTCTGGCCGCGGCCGGGAAAGCGCCTCAGGTGGTGGCGGTCTCGGACCCGTTCCAGGGTAAGACCGTTTCTGCGGACGGTTCCACCGCGCTGGCGAGCGTCTCTTACGCGGTCGAGTCCGACGAACTGGACGAGGACGCCGTGCCCGGCCTGGAGCAGAGCGTCTCGGCGGCCCGCGACGCCGGGCTGACCGTCGAGACCGGCGGCCAGGCGTACTCCGGGACGGGCGAGTCCGGTCACGTCACCGAGCTGATGGGACTGGCGATCGCCCTGGTGGTGCTGCTGGTGACCTTCGGCTCGTTCCTGGCAGCCGGCCTGCCCCTGCTGACCGCGCTGATCGGGGTCGCCGTCGGCATCTGCGGCCTCTACGCGCTCTCGCACGTGTTCACCGTCTCCAGCACCGCCCCCACCCTGGCGCTGATGCTCGGCCTGGCCGTCGGCATCGACTACGCCCTCTTCCTGGTCTCCCGGCACCGCGGCCAGCTGGCCCAGGGCCTGCCCGTGGCCGAGTCGGTGGCCCGGGCCACCGCGACCGCCGGCAGCGCCGTGCTGTTCGCCGGGGTGACCGTGGTCATCGCCCTGCTGGGCCTGTCCGTCGTCCAGGTGCCGATGCTCACGGTGATGGGCACGGCCGCCGCCGCGACCGTGACCACAGCCGTCCTGGTCGCCCTCACCCTGCTGCCGGCCCTGCTCGGGTTCGCCGGCGAGCGGATGCGCCCCGCGCCCGGCTCACGTGCGTACCGGCGCTCGCGGCCCGGCGTCGCGAACGCCAGCCGGCGCTGGGTGGCGCTCACCTCGCGTCGTCCATGGTTGACCATCGCGGTCTGCGTGCTCGCCCTGGGCGCCGTCGCGGTGCCGGCGGCCGACATGGAACTGGCGCTGCCCGACAAGTCGACGTCACCGGCCGGCAGTACCGAGCGCAAGACCTACGACCTGATCGCCGAGGAGTTCGGGCCGGGCGTGAACGGCCCGCTGCTGGTGGTCGCCGACACCGAGGGGCACAACGATCCGCAGAGGTCGGCGCAGGCCGTCGCCGCCCGGCTGAAGGAGATCCCGGGGGTCGCCGCCGCGATCCCGGCCGCCTACGCGCAGGACGGTTCGGTGGCGGTGGTCCAGGTCGTGCCGGCCACCGGCCCGCGGGACCCGGCGACCACCGAGCTGGTCACCGCGATCCGTGAGGCCGAGGCGGGCATCCTGTCCGAGACCGGTACGGACACGCAGGTCACCGGGCAGACCGCGATCCAGATCGACCTGTCCGACCGGCTCTCGGCGGCACTGGTGCCCTACGCCGTGGTCGTGGTGGGCCTGTCGCTGGTGCTGCTGATGATGGTGTTCCGCTCGATCGCGGTGCCGATCAAGGCCACCCTGGGCTATCTGCTGTCGATCGGCTCGGCGATGGGCTTCACCGTGTTCGTGTTCCAGTGGGGCCACGGCCTGGGCCTGCTGGGCGTGGACGAGGCCGGGCCGCTGATCAGCTTCATGCCGATCATCCTGATGTCGGTGCTGTTCGGCCTGGCCATGGACTACGAGGTGTTCCTGGTCTCCGGCATGCACGAGAGTCACGCGCACACCGGTGATGCGCGCGGTGCCGTGCTGGCCGGGGTCCAGGCGTCCGGGCGGGTCGTGGTGGCGGCGGCCCTGATCATGATCGGTGTCTTCGCCAGTTTCGCGCTCAGCGACAACCCGACGATCATGATGATCGCCCTCTCGCTCGCCTTCGGGGTGCTGGTGGACGCTTTCGTGGTGCGGCTGACGCTGGTGCCGGCCGTGCTCACCCTGCTCGGGAGCCGGGCGTGGTGGCTGCCCCGGCCGCTGGACCGGATTCTGCCGAACCTGGACGTCGAGGGCGCGAAACTGCCTGCCGTGGACCAGGAACCGGCGTCGTTCCAGTCCGCCGCCTCGCGGGCATGA
- a CDS encoding Hsp70 family protein, producing the protein MTLQVVMESGAGQPPAPVAVYDLGGGTFDATLVGSTPDGSQVLGVPETLEWVGGIDLDEALMDLVNTELGGVMSGMDPSDPAQALTLQRIRPACERAKEELARRAQATIWTGCLPGQPADAGTR; encoded by the coding sequence GTGACGCTCCAGGTGGTCATGGAGTCGGGCGCCGGGCAGCCACCCGCCCCGGTGGCCGTGTACGACCTGGGCGGCGGCACCTTCGACGCCACCCTGGTCGGGAGCACCCCGGACGGCTCACAGGTGCTGGGGGTGCCCGAAACACTGGAGTGGGTCGGCGGTATCGACCTGGACGAGGCTCTCATGGACCTGGTGAACACCGAGCTCGGCGGCGTCATGTCGGGCATGGACCCCTCGGACCCGGCGCAGGCCCTGACCCTTCAGCGGATCCGGCCGGCCTGTGAACGGGCCAAGGAGGAACTGGCGAGACGTGCGCAGGCGACGATCTGGACCGGATGCCTGCCTGGCCAGCCGGCCGATGCCGGGACCCGGTGA
- a CDS encoding LmeA family phospholipid-binding protein encodes MRGGPRLRVARPGRGAAWRRPVLVTVVVLVLLIALTAVADVVIARRAESRITTALRCATGDDSIAPELSLGRTPVLLQLVSGSFGTVTIDGLPVSSISTAGRAADLLGAGEVDLTLHDVGPGRPVTVGSATASATIGWDALTERLGSAGDAEDDAAQALSGATFGWQDGLLAVTLQQRMLGAPLTVLMRLEVDGTSLTLTPETVAVGDRLVQASLLAGLAGRLGTGAGNPLDPRTVDLDLPEGVTLQAVSGGDAGLGVDLAVAPDALGKRGNGGGCLG; translated from the coding sequence ATGAGGGGCGGTCCGCGACTGCGGGTGGCCCGGCCCGGTCGGGGCGCCGCCTGGCGGCGCCCGGTTCTGGTCACCGTGGTCGTGCTGGTGCTCCTGATCGCGCTGACGGCGGTGGCCGACGTCGTCATCGCCCGGCGTGCGGAGAGCCGGATCACGACCGCCCTGCGCTGCGCGACCGGGGACGATTCCATCGCCCCGGAGCTGTCCCTCGGTCGCACACCGGTTCTGCTGCAACTGGTCTCGGGATCGTTCGGCACGGTCACGATCGACGGGCTGCCGGTTTCGTCGATCAGCACCGCCGGCCGGGCCGCCGATCTGCTCGGCGCGGGCGAGGTGGACCTGACGCTGCACGACGTGGGGCCCGGACGTCCTGTCACGGTCGGATCGGCCACCGCGTCGGCGACGATCGGATGGGACGCCCTCACCGAGCGGCTGGGCTCCGCCGGCGACGCTGAAGACGATGCCGCGCAGGCACTGTCGGGAGCTACGTTCGGCTGGCAGGACGGTCTGCTGGCGGTGACGCTCCAGCAGCGGATGCTCGGTGCCCCGCTGACAGTACTCATGCGGCTGGAGGTCGACGGGACCTCCCTGACGCTGACCCCCGAAACCGTCGCCGTGGGCGACCGCCTGGTGCAGGCGTCCCTGCTCGCCGGTCTGGCCGGCCGGCTCGGCACCGGGGCGGGCAATCCGCTCGACCCCCGTACGGTGGACCTCGACCTGCCGGAAGGCGTCACCCTGCAAGCGGTCTCGGGTGGCGATGCCGGGCTGGGCGTCGATCTGGCCGTCGCCCCGGATGCGCTGGGGAAGCGGGGGAACGGGGGAGGGTGCCTGGGGTGA
- a CDS encoding Fur family transcriptional regulator, protein MLPGEKIRPGRRHRKSRQGDLVRKALSESSEFLSAQNLFLGLRRDGSEVSLSTVYRHLQMFVDRNQVDVIHDAGGEALYRYCGTAHNTRPHHHLVCRVCCRAEEVDSSTPGQWVQAIAAEHDFLDIAWSLDIFGTCPECRAG, encoded by the coding sequence GTGCTGCCAGGGGAAAAGATCAGGCCCGGTAGGCGCCACCGCAAGAGCCGGCAGGGCGACCTCGTACGCAAGGCCCTGTCCGAGTCGTCGGAGTTCCTCAGCGCACAGAACCTCTTCCTGGGTCTGCGCCGGGACGGCTCGGAGGTCAGCCTGTCCACCGTGTACCGGCACTTGCAGATGTTCGTCGACAGGAATCAGGTCGACGTCATCCACGACGCCGGCGGCGAGGCGCTCTACCGGTACTGCGGCACGGCCCACAACACCCGCCCGCACCATCACCTCGTGTGCCGGGTCTGCTGCCGGGCGGAGGAAGTCGACAGCAGTACACCCGGGCAGTGGGTTCAGGCCATCGCCGCTGAGCACGACTTCCTCGACATTGCCTGGAGTCTGGATATTTTCGGGACATGCCCGGAGTGCCGCGCCGGGTGA
- a CDS encoding BsuBI/PstI family type II restriction endonuclease, whose amino-acid sequence MNGHDRVSEARRLLTALGFDAERSNERSALILLALLGLTPDTPWPEARNPLLRTVEIMEHIRVQYDVAYKPNTRETVRRRTLHQFAEAMLVEQNPDAPGRPVNSPKWCYQLTDRALALARVYGTADFDAEVTGYLVDLPGLRAQYAAARDLERIPVTTLDGSQLTLSPGGQNILIKQIVEDFGACFLPGGHLLYLGDADAKWSVWEQDALAGLGVTVDSHGKMPDVIVHMPDRNWLVLMEAASSHGPVDAKRHGELQTLFAGSTAGLVYVSCFPSRTEMRKYLREIAWETEVWCAEDPTHLIHFDGERFLGPYG is encoded by the coding sequence ATGAACGGCCATGACCGGGTCAGCGAGGCTCGCCGTCTTCTCACCGCGCTCGGCTTCGACGCCGAGCGATCCAACGAGCGTTCGGCCCTGATCCTGCTGGCCCTGCTCGGGCTCACCCCCGACACCCCGTGGCCCGAAGCCCGCAACCCGCTCCTGCGCACGGTGGAGATCATGGAGCACATCCGGGTGCAGTACGACGTCGCCTACAAACCCAACACCCGTGAGACGGTGCGGCGTCGGACTCTGCACCAGTTCGCCGAAGCGATGCTGGTCGAGCAGAACCCTGACGCTCCCGGCCGACCGGTGAACTCCCCGAAATGGTGCTACCAGCTCACCGACCGGGCGCTGGCCCTCGCGCGTGTCTACGGAACCGCCGACTTCGACGCGGAAGTGACCGGTTACCTGGTCGACCTGCCCGGCCTGCGCGCGCAGTACGCCGCGGCCCGCGACCTGGAGCGCATCCCCGTCACCACCCTGGACGGCTCGCAGCTGACCCTCAGCCCAGGTGGCCAGAACATCCTGATCAAACAGATCGTCGAAGACTTCGGCGCCTGCTTCCTGCCCGGCGGCCACCTGCTCTACCTCGGCGACGCCGACGCGAAATGGTCCGTGTGGGAACAGGATGCCCTCGCCGGACTGGGAGTGACCGTCGACAGTCACGGCAAGATGCCCGACGTCATCGTGCACATGCCGGACCGGAACTGGCTCGTGCTGATGGAAGCTGCCTCCTCCCACGGCCCGGTCGACGCCAAACGGCACGGCGAGCTCCAGACACTGTTCGCCGGCTCCACCGCCGGGCTCGTCTACGTCAGCTGCTTTCCCTCGCGCACCGAGATGCGTAAGTACCTGCGCGAGATCGCCTGGGAGACCGAAGTGTGGTGCGCCGAGGACCCCACCCACCTCATTCATTTCGACGGGGAGAGATTTCTCGGACCCTACGGCTGA
- a CDS encoding Fic family protein produces the protein MLFPTPALTAADLHVLEQIDVMRQRLRHLVQGAPAPWEDRLRTFLTADAVAASNTIEGFRVSTIDAQDLIAGERDVEVSAEDREETLAYQRMMTYVQTLHDVSDFSFDKGLLNGMHWMLQGHRHTPRRPSGQWRPGPVYVTDPRDPSVAAYTAPDADQVPGLMGELVDWLNQDDGEAALVRAAIAHLNLVSIHPWSDGNGRMSRSLQTLLIAREGVLAPEFSSIEAWLGRPGNTWEYYRQLGDRGSQYQPDQDVGDWVRFNLLAYHQQAQTVQGRWDRSAAVWDLLEPAVQRLGQESRTISALHEVAMTGRIRRVRYEQAEGLSTQQAQRDLRDLVALGVLVASGRTRARTYVAGPGFPERALETARTPMTLTDPYRSAPA, from the coding sequence GTGCTGTTTCCCACTCCGGCTCTCACCGCGGCCGACCTTCATGTCCTCGAGCAGATCGACGTGATGCGTCAGCGTCTGCGCCACCTGGTCCAGGGAGCTCCCGCCCCTTGGGAGGACAGACTGCGCACGTTCTTGACCGCGGACGCCGTCGCCGCTTCCAACACCATTGAGGGATTCCGGGTTTCCACCATCGATGCCCAGGACCTCATCGCCGGCGAACGAGACGTCGAGGTCTCCGCTGAGGACCGGGAAGAAACCCTGGCGTATCAGCGAATGATGACGTACGTGCAGACCCTGCACGACGTCAGCGATTTCAGCTTCGACAAGGGCCTGCTCAACGGGATGCACTGGATGCTCCAGGGGCACCGGCACACCCCACGACGGCCGTCCGGCCAGTGGCGACCGGGGCCGGTCTACGTCACCGACCCCCGCGACCCCTCGGTGGCCGCCTACACCGCACCCGACGCCGACCAGGTACCGGGTCTGATGGGTGAACTCGTCGACTGGCTCAATCAGGACGACGGTGAGGCCGCTCTGGTCCGGGCCGCCATCGCCCACCTGAACCTGGTTTCCATCCATCCCTGGTCCGACGGCAACGGCCGCATGTCACGATCCCTGCAAACCCTGCTCATCGCCCGCGAAGGAGTCCTGGCCCCGGAGTTCTCGTCGATCGAGGCCTGGCTGGGCCGCCCCGGCAACACCTGGGAGTACTACCGGCAACTCGGCGACCGGGGATCGCAGTACCAACCGGACCAGGACGTCGGTGACTGGGTGCGCTTCAATCTGCTCGCCTACCACCAGCAGGCCCAGACCGTCCAAGGCCGCTGGGACCGATCCGCCGCGGTCTGGGACCTTCTGGAGCCGGCCGTCCAGCGGCTCGGCCAAGAATCGCGAACCATCTCCGCCCTGCACGAGGTCGCCATGACCGGCCGCATCCGCCGGGTCCGCTACGAACAGGCCGAAGGCCTGAGCACTCAGCAGGCCCAACGGGATCTCAGAGATCTGGTCGCGCTCGGCGTCCTGGTGGCTTCCGGGCGCACCAGGGCCAGGACCTATGTGGCCGGACCTGGTTTCCCCGAGCGAGCGCTGGAGACCGCGCGCACACCGATGACCCTGACCGACCCCTACCGCAGCGCCCCGGCGTGA
- a CDS encoding Eco57I restriction-modification methylase domain-containing protein — protein MTRTAGLSDIADPAISDFLSRAEQRRSEVMGGLDETSQAAHGQFFTPVPAARLIVSMFALTARDRIRILDPGAGTGSLTAALVARLATEQITRTIEIVAVEKDGGVVPALADALDDCIALGRARDIKITTELVQDDLLDMHVGLRRTTAPLEQFDLIPMNPPYYKLPAGSRARLAPDGLDTPNIYSTFLLIAADLLTEGGQLSAITPRSFANGTYFKAFRRSFLTAVTLERIHLFDSRKSVFADGGVLQENVIFSATKAAPRGNVLLTVSHGTDDEATSRTVPYAEVVKPTDPDSFVRLPTSARHSALADVFDLLPCDLTALGVKASTGPVVDFRLREHIRPRPVHHSVPLLYPSNISGGLVHWPVEKTKDQAIVVNDETRKWLVPDERFVLVKRFSSKEERRRVVAAVHEPGETPHAWLGLDNKLNFIHTAKKGLPRDLAYGLALWLNSSLLDEHFRTFSGHTQVNVGDLKAMRYPLSEHLITLGAALDSDAMPAQEIIDTMVAEHIPGIAR, from the coding sequence ATGACGCGGACCGCCGGCCTCTCCGACATCGCCGATCCGGCGATCAGCGACTTCCTGTCGAGAGCCGAGCAACGGCGCAGCGAGGTCATGGGCGGCCTCGACGAAACGTCCCAGGCAGCTCACGGCCAGTTCTTCACGCCGGTGCCGGCGGCCCGGCTCATCGTGTCGATGTTCGCGCTCACCGCCCGTGACAGGATCAGGATCCTCGATCCCGGAGCCGGCACGGGATCCCTGACCGCGGCGCTCGTGGCACGCCTTGCCACCGAACAGATCACCAGAACCATCGAGATCGTGGCCGTGGAGAAAGACGGCGGTGTCGTGCCCGCCCTGGCCGACGCCCTCGACGACTGCATCGCCCTCGGCCGGGCCCGGGACATCAAGATCACGACCGAACTGGTGCAGGACGACCTGCTCGACATGCACGTCGGGCTGCGCAGGACCACGGCGCCCCTGGAGCAGTTCGATCTCATCCCGATGAACCCGCCCTACTACAAACTGCCGGCCGGGAGCCGGGCCCGGCTGGCACCCGACGGCCTCGACACCCCGAACATCTACTCGACCTTCCTGCTCATCGCCGCGGACCTTCTGACCGAGGGCGGGCAGCTGTCCGCCATCACCCCCCGCTCGTTCGCCAACGGCACGTACTTCAAGGCGTTCCGCAGAAGCTTCCTCACCGCCGTCACGCTTGAGCGCATCCACCTCTTCGACAGCCGCAAGAGCGTGTTCGCCGACGGCGGTGTGCTCCAGGAGAACGTCATCTTCTCCGCCACCAAGGCCGCGCCGCGCGGCAACGTGCTGCTGACGGTCAGCCATGGCACCGACGACGAGGCCACCTCACGAACCGTGCCCTACGCCGAGGTCGTCAAACCCACCGACCCCGACAGCTTCGTCCGGCTCCCCACCAGCGCCCGGCACTCGGCGCTCGCCGACGTGTTCGACCTGCTGCCGTGCGACCTGACAGCCCTGGGGGTCAAGGCGTCGACCGGGCCCGTCGTCGATTTCCGGCTGAGAGAACACATCCGTCCACGACCCGTCCACCACAGCGTCCCCCTGCTGTACCCCTCCAACATCTCCGGCGGCCTCGTGCACTGGCCTGTTGAGAAAACCAAGGACCAGGCCATTGTCGTCAACGACGAGACCCGTAAGTGGCTCGTCCCGGACGAGCGCTTCGTCCTTGTCAAACGATTCTCCTCCAAGGAGGAACGACGACGGGTCGTCGCGGCCGTCCATGAGCCCGGCGAGACACCGCACGCGTGGCTGGGGCTCGACAACAAGCTGAACTTCATCCACACGGCCAAGAAGGGCCTGCCGCGCGATCTCGCCTACGGACTCGCGCTGTGGCTGAACAGCAGCCTGCTCGACGAGCACTTCCGGACGTTCTCGGGACACACCCAGGTCAACGTCGGTGACCTCAAGGCGATGCGTTACCCGCTGTCCGAACACCTCATCACGCTGGGTGCGGCACTCGATTCCGACGCCATGCCCGCCCAGGAAATCATCGACACGATGGTGGCCGAGCACATCCCCGGGATCGCCCGATGA